ACATCGTGAGTCTATAGTTGGGTAAAGATTATTCGCATTTTTATCTTAGCGCGATTATAGATAGTAAGATGAAGCGATAGTGATATCTACATGAGTTCTAGGCGAGTCTATGACCCTATTCAGTACTATACAGATTTCTTTTGCTGCATTGCTCCCTTATACCAGCATAATTGCGATCGCGATTATAGGCATTCTTAGCTGGCGTTCTTGGCAAAAAAGACAGCGCTATCAATCGCTAAAATCATTGCCATCACCAGCAAGGCATTGGCTACTAGGTAACATTCCGCAAATATTAGAAGCAGTCAAAAAGAGACAATTCTTTAAACTCATATTTGACTGGAGTAAACAATACGGTTCTATCTATGTTTATTGGGTCGGCTATCCCGTTCTCATATTAAGCAAACCGTCAGTCATTGAAAGCACTATTGTCAATGGGATGAAAGATGGTAGCTTAATTCGCTCAAAACAAGTAGTTCGGGCTTGGAATGATATCAGTGGACCAATCTTATTAGGACAAAGCGGAACCGAGTGGCAATGGCGACGGAAAGCTTGGAATCCAGAATTCACATCTAGTGGACTTTCGGAATATATGGACATGGTACATCAAGCCTGTTCACAAATCACCACCACCATTAAAACTGCTGCCCCTGACGCAAGCATTCAAGTTGATGGACTGTTTGTAGAATTAACCATGCGGGTGATTTCCTGTTTACTGTTAGGTATTCCGATTGATCGCGAAGCTAATAGTCCAGAAGGTTCGCCTCTTGATGTGGAAAAAATTTACAAGGAGATGTCAGTGATTGGTTATCGACTTTTGCGCGTAGCAACTAGCGAAAAACCTTGGATGAATACTTACCCACACAATCATCCCGTGACTATTGGGCGGCAAGAGGCTATCTTGAAAAATTTCTCTCGCCACGTATAGATCTCGCTCTGCAACTCAGAGACAAAAAACAGATTGAGGCTGATTCAATCAGTCCTTTATTCCAAAAATCAATGCTGGTCAAAATTGCCGAGAGAGAACCTCGCTACACCAGAGAAACTCTGATTGCCGAATCAATTGAACTATTGATTGCTGGTACTGATACTACCGCGCATACTTTAACGTCAGTTCGATATCGCCATTTGCGGCGTGCTTCGCACGCCGCAAATGGCGAAAAATGGTAAGAATCGCTTAGCGATTCTTACCATTTTTCGCTGTCGTCGAACTGACGTTACTTTATCCTTTGCGGTCGGTGAGCTTGCCTTACATCCAGACATTTTTGAAAAAGCGCAAGGAATTGTCGATCAAGTATGGCAAAAGCATGGATCGTTGTCGCTAGAAAGCCTGAAAGAACTCAACTATCTTCGTGCGATCGTCAAAGAAACTATTCGTCTTTACTCTATTGCATCTGGTTCGACTTCGTTACAGGTTGTCAAACCCATTGTTGTTGAGGGAATTACTGTTCCTGAAGGCACTAAATTATTTTGGTCAATTTTAGGTGCAGGTAGAGATGCTGAGACATACGACCAGCCTAACGAATTTCAGCCAGAGCGTTGGCTTGACGAACATAAAGGTAGTCTTCCACTACCAATGGTGGGATTTGGTTCAGGCTATCATCGTTGTCTGGGCGAGCATTTAGCAATGTTAGAGGCAACAATTATGTTGGCACAACTGCTACGACACTTTAATTGGACATTGGTCAACGGTCGTTCGTCCCTAGAAAATTTGCAGCAAAATTTATTGATTTATCCACCCGATGGTATGCCAGTGCGGTTTCAGTTAAGGTCGTAAATTGCTGTACGATTTTTTGTTTCGAACCCCGCAAAGATTGTCACCTGCTTAGCAGGCAACAATCTCTGGCTTTGACTAATCCAAGGTGTCGGAATCGAACCGACATATCAACGATTATGAGTCGTTTGCTTTACCAGTCAGCCAACCTTGGGCATATTGTGATTATAGACGTAAGTATTATATGCTATCAGGCAAGCACCTTGCAGGTTGCCTAATAGCAATTATTAGCTAAAAAAGTTTGTGATGGCAACACCCCAACCCCAAAAGCGTCTCCGCAAGAAAAAAAAGCCACCTGAAAAATTTAGGCTAAGTTATAGTCTGGTGCTGCTATTTGCCATGATTGTTGTCGGTTCTGTCGCTGGGCTAGTAGCTTATAGCTTTGGTAAACAAGCACTGGAGGGCGTTAACCCTTCACCTGCGGGGATAAAATTACCTAAGCCAAGCCCAGCCTCCAAGCCCAAAGAGTCGCCAAAAGCTTCGCCCCAAAGTCAAACTGATGGTAAAACTTCTTTTTTTTTGGATGAAGCTGAAGTTATTGCGGAAATGCAAGCCCGATCGCAGCAAGAGTTAGGAGGACTGACTCGACCAGCTTTTGTAGCCAAGGCAAACATTAGCGATCGCAAAAGAATATACAAAAGGGTTGACCGCGCCTATAAATCAATGCGCGATCCTCTAGCGATTTCCGCCGATGCTGATGCAAGGATTGCGGCGAGAATTGCAGCTTTACGTCAGAGGGTTTATGCCAGCAGTCGCAGTACTTCCGATAATTTCGATCGCCCTGTTGCGAATAATGCTAATAGTTCGTCCGTATCTTTATCATCTGCCCCAGTCGAACTAACACCTATCCGCGATCGCTGGGAAGATCGGGACGCAGCTTTAGGAGGCAATCCTAGACAAGTTACTGTCGAGATTATTGAGGTTGCGCCAGAGCCGCCATCTGGCAGCATGTTTATGCCCCGTCAAACAACATCTAACGACGTTGAACTCAATCGACGCTGACATAGGCTTTCTACACTTTTCTTCTCAATATAGCTGTCGCCACCTATATCAAGTGTGAGGCGGCGCGAAGCGCCGCCTCACACTCTTTGGGCTTACAAGAATGGCGACAGCAATAAATGAAGGCGGCGCTTTGCGCCGCCTTCATTTATTTTGCAATGGTTTACTTTGCAAGCCATTTATTTTATGTAAATCTTACTTGGCGGTTCGAGCGAAATGAAAATCTCTGGGGAGAAAGATTATTAGTCGCGATCGCCTGTCTGGCTAGTTCGGCACGTTCACGTGATTTAGTCATAGCGCTTGAGCCACCAAAGGTTTCGCGCAGAGTTAAATAGTTTTGAATAATCAGGGCTTCATTATCGATAGAGCCTTGAGCCACTTGAGCAGGCGTTAAACGCGATCGCGCGATCGCATCGGCAACACAGGGAATCACATGGCTAGGACGATTGACATGGTGATCAAGCAGCAGCGCCACTGCAAATTCTGAGCTTAATAGTTGGGAAAGGGTAAAGCCTTGCAAAGTTTGGGTAGGCGTAAAATAAAAGCGATCAAGTCGGGAAATCGCGTGCAGTACCTGTACCGATTGCACTAGTGCATCCATCCCTGCGATCGCAAACCGCAGCGCCCAAAGTGGTTGCCGCATCAGGTTTTTATCGGCGGCATTAACTAGACGATTGCCATTGAGGGACATCCAACCCGTGATGCCATCTAGAGAAGTAACATCCAATCCAAATTGTCCAAAATAATATTGAAACTCTGACGGATAACGCCTTTTTAAATTATTGAGTAATGCAGGTAATTCGCCCTGTTGTCCTGCGCTACCTAATGTCCATTGAAATATCCCAAAACTGAGATATTGACTATCCCAAGTATTAATCGCGTCAAGGCTACCTTCATTAGCCGAAGTTACCAACATTACCTTAATTTCTGATGGACTCATTTGCACCTGTTGCAGCAACCCTGAGCCATAGGCGATAAAATCGCGCAGCTTAAAAATCCCTAAGCGATATAGCCCCAGATCCCTAGTTTTGGCAAATGGTTCTTGTTGTCCTGTATTTAGCAGCTTAGCAATCACATCACTGCCAACGGTGGTAAAAGAAATTGCAATTTTATTGGGGGGATAAACTCCCTGCAATGTGTTCCTGACCATCGCAACTTCAGGATTTTGGGCGATAGGTGGTCTTGCGACTATAGGAATGAGCAATCTTTGACCAATTTGTAGGCTTGCAGGGTTAGTAATTTTATTAATGCGGGCAATCTCGCGCCAATCACCATTAGCACCCAAAAAGCGTCTCGCGATCGCTGATAGTGTATCTCCAGCTCTAACAATATATTCCTGCATAGCTGTCTCACAAATCGAACGTTTCAAACTCTACAGGTTTAAACAGCATATTCCGATCAATTGCTGAAAAAACTTTATTATTTGCTCTGTCAGAAGTTATGGAACCACAAACTAACTTGGCGACATCAGCTCGATGGATAATTCCCGCAACCGTAGGATCTTCCGTCAGCACAGCGTTACCTGTCGCAACTTCGGACTTCAATCCTCCTGGGCGAATAATTGTGTAGGTTAAGCCACTAGCAACTAGATGCTGTTCAGCTTTTTCTTTTTCTTTGAGAATTGGCCCCAATGTTAGCAACACCTGCGGTGCAAGGGCGACAATACTATTCCCTGCGCCAATGGATGAAACAAGGATAAATCGCTGTACCCCAAATTTGACCGCCGCATCAATTAAATTTTTAT
This genomic stretch from Pseudanabaena galeata CCNP1313 harbors:
- a CDS encoding cytochrome P450, yielding MTLFSTIQISFAALLPYTSIIAIAIIGILSWRSWQKRQRYQSLKSLPSPARHWLLGNIPQILEAVKKRQFFKLIFDWSKQYGSIYVYWVGYPVLILSKPSVIESTIVNGMKDGSLIRSKQVVRAWNDISGPILLGQSGTEWQWRRKAWNPEFTSSGLSEYMDMVHQACSQITTTIKTAAPDASIQVDGLFVELTMRVISCLLLGIPIDREANSPEGSPLDVEKIYKEMSVIGYRLLRVATSEKPWMNTYPHNHPVTIGRQEAILKNFSRHV
- a CDS encoding LysM peptidoglycan-binding domain-containing protein; the encoded protein is MKRSICETAMQEYIVRAGDTLSAIARRFLGANGDWREIARINKITNPASLQIGQRLLIPIVARPPIAQNPEVAMVRNTLQGVYPPNKIAISFTTVGSDVIAKLLNTGQQEPFAKTRDLGLYRLGIFKLRDFIAYGSGLLQQVQMSPSEIKVMLVTSANEGSLDAINTWDSQYLSFGIFQWTLGSAGQQGELPALLNNLKRRYPSEFQYYFGQFGLDVTSLDGITGWMSLNGNRLVNAADKNLMRQPLWALRFAIAGMDALVQSVQVLHAISRLDRFYFTPTQTLQGFTLSQLLSSEFAVALLLDHHVNRPSHVIPCVADAIARSRLTPAQVAQGSIDNEALIIQNYLTLRETFGGSSAMTKSRERAELARQAIATNNLSPQRFSFRSNRQVRFT
- a CDS encoding cytochrome P450 gives rise to the protein MAKNGKNRLAILTIFRCRRTDVTLSFAVGELALHPDIFEKAQGIVDQVWQKHGSLSLESLKELNYLRAIVKETIRLYSIASGSTSLQVVKPIVVEGITVPEGTKLFWSILGAGRDAETYDQPNEFQPERWLDEHKGSLPLPMVGFGSGYHRCLGEHLAMLEATIMLAQLLRHFNWTLVNGRSSLENLQQNLLIYPPDGMPVRFQLRS
- a CDS encoding cytochrome P450; translated protein: MDEYLPTQSSRDYWAARGYLEKFLSPRIDLALQLRDKKQIEADSISPLFQKSMLVKIAEREPRYTRETLIAESIELLIAGTDTTAHTLTSVRYRHLRRASHAANGEKW
- a CDS encoding SDR family oxidoreductase — protein: MQNIFLAGSSRGVGREIAKLLLENEPPSVNLTVLLRNPTYAVELEALGAKVVLGDGLNSADIESALHGRAIDVVITTMGGLPSDRGERADCEGNKNLIDAAVKFGVQRFILVSSIGAGNSIVALAPQVLLTLGPILKEKEKAEQHLVASGLTYTIIRPGGLKSEVATGNAVLTEDPTVAGIIHRADVAKLVCGSITSDRANNKVFSAIDRNMLFKPVEFETFDL